Proteins from a single region of Apium graveolens cultivar Ventura chromosome 7, ASM990537v1, whole genome shotgun sequence:
- the LOC141671454 gene encoding UTP--glucose-1-phosphate uridylyltransferase-like translates to MASLSGADAEKLQKLQSAVSGLSQISENEKSGFISLVSRYLSGEAQHVEWSKIQTPTDEIVVPYDSMPAVPTDSAEIQKLLDKLVVLKLNGGLGTTMGCTGPKSVIEVRNGLTFLDLIVIQIETLNSKYGCNVPLLLMNSFNTHEDTQKIVEKYKNSKIEIHTFNQSQFPRLVVEDFMPLPCKGNSGKDGWYPPGHGDVFSALMNSGKLDALLSKGKEYVFVANSDNLGAIVDLKILNHLIKNKNEYCMEVTPKTLADVKGGTLISYEGKVQLLEIAQVPDEHVNEFKSIEKFKIFNTNNLWVNLNAIKRLVQENALKMEIIPNPKEVDGVKVLQLETAAGAAIKFFNQAIGSNVPRSRFLPVKASSDLLLVQSDLYTLADGLVTRNSARANPANPAIELGPEFKKVADFLKRFKSIPSIVELDSLKVSGDVWFGTGVTLKGKVTINAKSGEKLEIPDGAVIENKDINGPGDI, encoded by the exons ATGGCTTCTTTGAGTGGCGCTGATGCTGAGAAGCTCCAGAAGCTTCAATCTGCTGTCTCTGGACTCTCTCAGATCAG TGAGAATGAGAAATCTGGATTTATCAGCCTCGTTTCTCGGTATCTGAG TGGTGAGGCACAACATGTTGAATGGAGTAAGATCCAGACTCCTACGGATGAAATTGTAGTACCTTACGACAGCATGCCAGCTGTGCCTACAG ATTCAGCGGAGATTCAGAAGCTTTTGGACAAACTTGTGGTGTTGAAGCTTAATGGAGGATTAGGGACAACCATGGGCTGTACTGGACCAAA ATCTGTCATTGAAGTTCGGAATGGTTTGACATTCTTAGACTTGATTGTCATCCAAATTGAG ACACTTAATTCCAAGTATGGATGCAATGTTCCACTTCTTCTAATGAACTCATTTAACACACATGAGGATACACAAAAG ATTGTAGAAAAATACAAAAACTCGAAGATTGAGATTCATACATTTAACCAG AGCCAGTTTCCCCGTTTAGTTGTTGAAGATTTCATGCCCTTGCCATGTAAAGGAAATTCTGGCAAAGATGGATG GTATCCCCCTGGCCATGGTGATGTATTTTCAGCCTTGATGAACAGTGGAAAGCTTGACGCGTTACTGTCCAAG GGCAAGGAATATGTGTTCGTTGCTAATTCAGACAATTTGGGAGCTATTGTCGATTTAA AAATTTTGAACCACTTGATTAAAAACAAAAATGAATACTGCATGGAG GTAACACCAAAAACACTGGCTGATGTGAAAGGTGGTACTCTAATTTCATATGAAGGAAAAGTTCAG CTCCTGGAGATTGCGCAGGTTCCTGATGAACAT GTCAATGAATTTAAGTCGATAGAGAAGTTCAAAATTTTCAATACCAACAACTT GTGGGTAAACTTGAATGCGATTAAAAGACTTGTACAAGAAAATGCATTGAAGATGGAGATTATTCCGAACCCAAAG GAAGTTGATGGGGTTAAAGTTCTTCAGTTAGAAACTGCAGCTGGTGCTGCGATTAAG TTTTTCAATCAAGCTATTGGGAGTAATGTTCCACGATCTCGTTTCCTTCCTGTAAAAGCGAGTTCAGATTTGCTTTTGGTTCAG TCTGATCTTTATACATTAGCTGATGGTCTTGTGACCCGGAACTCAGCAAGGGCAAACCCTGCAAATCCTGCTATCGAATTGGGACCTGAATTTAAGAAG GTTGCGGACTTTTTAAAGCGTTTCAAGTCAATACCTAGTATCGTTGAGCTAGATAGTCTAAAGGTTTCTGGCGATGTATGGTTTGGAACTGGGGTCACTCTTAAG GGGAAAGTAACCATTAACGCCAAATCTGGAGAGAAATTGGAAATTCCTGATGGTGCTGTCATCGAAAACAAG GATATTAATGGCCCCGGAGATATCTAA
- the LOC141672664 gene encoding uncharacterized protein LOC141672664: MRSARDDMQDHSRDTRSKLTLDDYAPKVRKPYTITKQRQSWTDEEHKKFLEALKLYGRAWKLIEEHIATKTAVQIRSHAQKFFSKLARESSGNEENTGKPIEVPPPRPKRKHMHPYPRNMVKLNSGTSVKDEDNISSASNLPISGQENQSPSSVFSALGSEITGASDPNLPHDGLSPASSTADDQLSKFFLSETLPSEVHKSKNRLSSPVSLIDDKKIHKVQKSKNLREDGSTEVTFTHSLKLFGKTLIVTGEASASSENYQPRPCLETDERSVQLSSLNLMGPSTITDAEHLGTGLCGGQAAYCYKQTENENSNTVEVGSSSTSLPYRNFYGGASYPFLQLHNLVIEKHHIYSINAKELQVQEVQNNECVARSNTGSDASADLETQTSCMGDGDRRWDVKTQSGKTERVGRLEFASEPSDEVAAPDQSKVKVKCLKGFAPYKRCLGES, encoded by the exons ATGAGGTCTGCAAGAGATGATATGCAG GATCACAGCAGGGATACAAGGTCCAAATTGACTCTGGATGATTATGCTCCTAAG GTAAGGAAACCATATACTATCACGAAGCAGAGGCAAAGCTGGACAGATGAAGAGCACAAGAAATTTTTAGAAGCTTTAAAGCTGTATGGTCGGGCATGGAAACTTATTGAAG AGCATATCGCTACAAAAACTGCAGTGCAAATAAGAAGTCATGCTCAGAAGTTCTTTTCTAAG TTGGCTCGTGAGTCAAGTGGCAATGAAGAGAACACCGGGAAACCCATTGAAGTACCTCCTCCCCGTCCAAAAAGAAAACATATGCATCCATATCCCCGTAACATGGTTAAATTAAACAGTGGAACAAGTGTAAAGGATGAAGACAATATATCTTCTGCTTCGAACCTCCCAATTTCGGGACAAGAAAACCAGTCACCAAGTTCAGTTTTCTCTGCTCTTGGATCAGAGATAACAGGTGCATCAGATCCTAATTTGCCGCATGATGGCTTATCGCCGGCATCTTCTACTGCTGATGACCAATTAAGTAAATTCTTTCTATCAGAAACTCTTCCTTCAGAGGTACACAAGTCTAAGAACAGATTATCTTCACCTGTTAGTTTGATCGATGACAAGAAAATCCATAAG GTCCAGAAATCGAAAAATTTACGGGAAGATGGTTCGACTGAGGTAACATTTACTCATAGCTTGAAGCTCTTCGGGAAGACTTTAATAGTTACAGGAGAAGCTTCAGCAAGCTCAGAGAATTACCAACCACGGCCTTGTTTAGAGACTGATGAAAGAAGTGTACAATTATCTTCGTTGAACCTGATGGGACCGAGCACAATTACTGATGCAGAACATCTGGGGACAGGATTATGTGGTGGGCAAGCGGCATATTGTTACAAGCAAACCGAAAATGAGAATTCAAACACAGTAGAAGTTGGTTCTTCTTCAACTTCTCTTCCGTATCGGAATTTCTATGGAGGGGCATCTTATCCTTTCTTACAGTTGCATAATCTAGTTATAGAAAAGCATCATATTTATTCTATTAATGCGAAAGAGCTCCAAGTTCAAGAGGTTCAAAATAATGAGTGTGTAGCAAGATCAAACACAGGATCAGATGCCTCAGCAGATTTGGAGACACAGACTAGTTGCATGGGAGATGGAGATAGAAGATGGGATGTGAAGACACAAAGTGGCAAAACTGAAAGGGTCGGTAGACTGGAATTTGCATCTGAACCAAGTGATGAAGTAGCTGCACCAGACCAGAGTAAGGTCAAGGTTAAGTGTTTAAAGGgatttgcaccatataagagaTGCTTAGGTGAGAGCTGA